A single window of Plectropomus leopardus isolate mb chromosome 12, YSFRI_Pleo_2.0, whole genome shotgun sequence DNA harbors:
- the LOC121951750 gene encoding vesicle-associated membrane protein-associated protein A-like — protein MSKSDQVLILDPPSDLRFKGPFTDVVTTNLKLKNPSDKRVCFKVKTTAPRRYCVRPNSGLIDAGATVVISVMLQPFDYDPNEKSKHKFMVQTIFAPSNGTDMDALWKDAKPDDLMDSKLRCVFELPSENDKVVRGAAAH, from the exons atgtcaaagtcgGATCAAGTCCTCATCCTCGACCCTCCCTCCGACCTCAGATTTAAAG GTCCTTTCACAGATGTAGTCACCACCAACCTCAAACTGAAAAACCCCTCTGACAAAAGAGTGTGTTTCAAAGTGAAGACAACCGCACCACGCAGGTACTGTGTACGGCCAAACAGCGGTCTCATCGACGCAGGTGCAACTGTCGTTATCTCTG TCATGCTACAGCCCTTTGACTATGACCCCAATGagaaaagtaaacacaaattcaTGGTGCAGACGATTTTTGCCCCGTCAAATGGTACTGACATGGATGCATTg TGGAAAGATGCAAAACCCGATGATCTCATGGATTCCAAGCTGAGATGTGTCTTCGAGCTGCCTTCTGAAAACGATAAAGTGGTAAGAGGTGCTGCTGCACATTAA